In the Desulfonatronovibrio magnus genome, ATTTTGCCTCATATTGGCCCATTTTTGATAAACCCCGTAATTGTCGCTGACCAGGATACCGGTCCACGCGCCGATCAGGGCTTCAAATGCCTCCTTGGAGCGGTTGGTGTGGATCATAAAGAAGGCTACAGTCGTATTGGCCATGACCCACAACCAGTTCAGTTCTCTGCCGTTATACCAGGGCGTTTCATCAAGATGGTTGATATCTGCGACCCGGGCTGTCTCTTTTATCGCCTCATAGTGTGGCTCAATAGCCTGTGATGCCCGGTCAATGACTTTCTGGATCGCACCCTGGCTGATGGGAGTTTTAAGCACCGAGGCCAGAAATGTTTGAATCGTTTCCCGGCTGTTGCCGTCAATGCCTCCAATCTCGGCAATCAAGGCTGAAAGTCTGGGACCGTAACCGGTTTGATATTGCCCTGGGACGCAACCCTTGCTGGTTTTTCCGCAGTTTAGGCAACGCCCGGAGTAGAGCACGAAATGCATCACCTGCATGACGATTTCCGGCAACTCAATATGCTGGTGAGTATAGTACGGCTTCTGATCATCGAACTCGGTGCAGCCGCACGTGCAACTCTCTGGATGAACAGGTTTGACTTCCGTCGGCTCCAGAAGCTCTTGCCGGTATCCTTTTCGGGGCTGTCGCTTCTTCTTTTTTTTCTCGGCAGGCTTTTTCTTGTATGGCGAGTCCGAGGAAGGCGGCTTGTTGGAATTGGAAGAATCCTGGCCCAGCCTGGCCTCTAGTTTTTCGATCCTCTTGGTAAGATGCAGGATCAGCCTGATGACGGAAGGCGGAGTCTTTTGCCAGTCATCAATGGAGATTTCCAAGCCATCCGGAAGGAGCTGTTTGTCAACCATGAAGCACCTCCCGGTAATTCTTCTGTAAAGGATACAGGTAAACAGCCTTCACCGGCTTGGAGTGCTCGTTGCGGATATCGTTTCTGCCGCGGCCTTGAGTAAGGCCGACATATTGCCAGTTGGCAGCTTTGTAGCAAATGCCTGCAAACCGATCCTTTTCGATGAAGGTCTCAAGCAAGGTGACCGTTTGCCGGTAATAACTTTGCCAATCGTCAGCCAGGGTTCTAATGTTGGCGGCCAGCAGCTTGGAGGCAAGATTTTTGATCCGTACCCAGGGAA is a window encoding:
- the tnpC gene encoding IS66 family transposase, whose protein sequence is MVDKQLLPDGLEISIDDWQKTPPSVIRLILHLTKRIEKLEARLGQDSSNSNKPPSSDSPYKKKPAEKKKKKRQPRKGYRQELLEPTEVKPVHPESCTCGCTEFDDQKPYYTHQHIELPEIVMQVMHFVLYSGRCLNCGKTSKGCVPGQYQTGYGPRLSALIAEIGGIDGNSRETIQTFLASVLKTPISQGAIQKVIDRASQAIEPHYEAIKETARVADINHLDETPWYNGRELNWLWVMANTTVAFFMIHTNRSKEAFEALIGAWTGILVSDNYGVYQKWANMRQNCLAHLIRRAKGLAERSDPELHRCGSWARKELKLLCSWGKDFPTVGEWRSFYARLCRLIALYRESKSEAGTFVRSLEKHMDSLFTFLHEEGVEPTNNFAERIIRFAVLWRKRSQGTNSEKGCRWVERILSLRQTCRLQGKSTFETLVDAFNCYFKDQKPDLAWIKQEHR